The nucleotide sequence TAATGCGCTTTATGATTTTTAATATTATTCCAACGTTAATCGAAATCGTTTTAGTGGTCGGTATTTTATTCGTCAATTATGGTATTTGGTTTGCGGTGATCACACTTTCTTCAATTGTGCTTTATGTCGGCTATTCAGTTTATGCCACCGATTGGCGTACGCGCTTTATACGCGAGGCTAACAAAGCCGACTCGTCCAGTAACACGCGTGCTATCGACAGTTTGCTTAATTACGAAACCGTTAAATATTTTACCAATGAAGATTTTGAAGCCAAAGCTTACGACGACCAATTAGCGACTTGGGAACAGGCAAAAATTAAGAATCGCTTATCTCTATTTGCTTTAAATGGTGGACAAGCCCTCATTATTTCTTGCTCTATGACTGCAATGTTAGCACTGGCCGCTTACCAAGTTACCTATGAAAAAATGACTTTAGGTGATTTCGTACTGATCAATGCCTTTATGATGCAGCTTTTTATTCCTTTGAATTTTCTAGGGTTTGTTTATCGAGAGATTAAAGGCTCACTCGCCAATATTGAGCATATGTTTGACTTAATGTTGAAAAAACCTAAGGTCGAAGATAATGAAAATGCTGAGGTGTTGGCTTTGTCTCAGGCTGAAATAAAATTTGAAAATGTATCTTTCGCTTATGATATTAAGCGGCCCATTATCAAAAATATATCTTTTACCATTAAGCCAGGGCAAAAAGTTGCAGTGGTCGGGGAGAGTGGCTCAGGGAAGTCTACCTTAGTAAAATTACTGTTTAGATTCTACGATTGTGACAGTGGTAATATCTCTATTGATGGACAAAATATTCGTCAAGTAACTCAACACTCTTTAAGAAAAAACATTGGTATTGTGCCACAAGATACTGTGCTATTTAACGATACACTTTTTTCCAATGTGCATTATGGTGAGCCCGAAGCCGAAATAGAACAAGTTAATAATGCCTTTAAACTGGCACACTTATCCGACTTTGTAACTAGGCTTCCAGAAGGTATGGACACTATTGTTGGTGAGCGCGGCTTAAAGCTTTCTGGTGGTGAAAAGCAACGGGTAGCGATTGCTCGGACTATTCTAAAAAATCCTCCAATACTGGTGTTTGATGAAGCAACGTCGTCGCTGGACAGTCAATCTGAACAAGCGATATTAAAAGCGATTAAAGAGGTTGCCGAGCACAGGACTAGTCTAGTTATAGCTCATAGACTATCAACCATAGTAGACGCAGATAACATTATTGTGATGCAGCAAGGTGAGATCATTGAGCAGGGCACGCATCAAAATTTATTAGCAGAAAAAGGCCACTATTATCAAATGTGGCAACTGCAACGTAGTGATAATAGTTAGTTGGTTAACCTACATGCGATAGCGACATGAAGATGTTAGATGAAAAAGTAGATAAAAAGTTAAATGAAAAAGAGCAAGATGTTATGAGCTTAGTACTAGAAGTAGAACACACTAAACAATGGTTAGCACAAGTGATCATTGAACTAAATTTTTGTCCGTTTGCAAAAAAAGAGTTTGTAAATCAAACTATTCACTATCACTTAAGTGCTGAAAAACAACTAAAGTCCGCTTTAGTTGAATTGTTAGCGCAATGTCATTACCTGCAAGATAATGCGGCCATAGAAACAAGCTTATTAATCTATCAAGATGGCTTTAGAGATTTCAATCGCTTTTTAGACTTGGTTGATTATGCCAATGACGTCGTGGTAGAAAATGGCTTTGAAGGAATATTTCAAATAGCGACCTTTCATCCGGAATATTGCTTTGCCGATGCTAACTATGATGACGCTAGTAACTTCACTAATCGTTCTCCGTATCCTACCTTACATTTAATTCGCGAACAGAGTATGGAGAGGGTACTCAGTGTTTATAAAAACCCTGAAGCGATCCCTGATAATAATATTGCCTTAGCTGAGAAAAAAGGTGCTGATTTTTTTAAACACTTATTAATGAACATTAAAAATAGTGGTTGAGCAGTTTATTTGACACGCTACAAAGGCAAGCTATTTCTTTATGAGCCGTTTGTATACCCAAGCCACTTGAAGATGCAGTATTCAGCAAGTCGAGAAAGGGTTAGCACCAAGGCATTGATTGAAGAGAATGGTTGTTCCATTGTCGAAATCAATAACGCCGGAGATGACCCTTTATCGCCTTGCCCTAAGGGAGCTAAGCTAGAAAACCAGCTCCGCGTTGCAGCACTCGATAAGGGAATAACCATTGTCTTCGTGCTGCGCCTTGACCTGATTTCCTAGCTTAGCTCTGAAACTGCATCTTCAAGTGGTTTGGGTATATAACAGTAATAACTAACTCTCCTTATTCACACATGGTCGCGAATTACGATATACTCACGGCAATTAAGAGATAATAAGCGTTAATGATACGCTTGCTAATTAGGTAAATTTTTGTGGAAGAACATCCTGTAGTAAAAGTAGGTGGTAGTATTGAAGAGGCAGTTAAAGGTGATTATTCACTTGATGTCGCCGCCATATTAAAAGAAGCATGGCAGATAACCTTAAAGTCACGCTTAGCGATAAATCTAGGGCTATTTACCTGTTTGATCATTGGTATGTTAGTTTCAGTATTGGTTAGTAGCCAACTCGGTGGTATTGAGGTGGCAATTCAAGATCCTCAATCTGCAACTTTACTCAATATCATTGTTACTTTAGTCGTTTATCCCTTCATTGTTGGCGTTGAAATGATGGGGGTTTTTCATTCCGTTGGTTTGAAAACCAAACCACAATTAATTTTCGCTTTTTTAAAGCGTGGTAGTTGGGTTGCCGTTAGCGCCTTGTTAACTTCGACCTTAGTGACCATAGGTTTAACGCTATTCTACTTACCGGGTATATTTTTGGCTGTAGCCTTATCGCTTGCTTTACCTTTAGTGGTTGAAAAGAAGATGTCACCGATAAAAGCCGTCGTGGTAAGTATTCAAGCAACACGTTTTCAGTGGTTTAAGATTTTTGCCCTTTATGTGATATTAGCTTTAGCTGTAGTCGTATCTGCATTACCTATTGTCGCATCTGGTCAGTCTGAATTTGGTTTTATTGCAATAGCATTTTTTCTTTTCTGTTTGGCTTATTTAGCGCCATTGTTCTATAACGTAAAAGGTATTTTATATCGTGAGATTTTCGGCTTACAAATGCAAACCTCACCCGATCAAGAAAATACCATAAGCGGTACTTTTTCTGCTTAGTAACTACGTTTTCTTCACCATGAGCCATACTAAGCATAATTGTATAAGGAGCCATTGGCTTGACAAAATTTAATAAAAATTACTTTATAGCATTACTTTTTTTGCTCTTGTTGGGCGCGGGTCTAATTGCCCCCTTTACTTTTTTAGCGTTGCAAGAAGATGCAGAAGTAGTGATACCAGTAGTACCTAAAGTCGTTAAAAAAGTAGTTAAGAAAGTAGAGCAGCCTTTACATGATGTTGATTTACCCGACTTTGCTGAAATTCGTGATGTGAAAGAGAAGAAAAGGCAGTTTTTTGCTTTTATTCGACCAGCAGTTGTTGCTGAGAATGCAAAAATATTAGCTTCTCGTGCTGAAGTTGAACGGTTAATTGCACAATTAACCCTTGAAGAACCGTTTACTCAAGAAGAACATGCTTTAGTCGCGAGTTTAATAAAAAAATACAAAGTTAGTAAAAAGTTTTCTCTTTTAAGGCAGCTATACGAGCTACAACTTAAAATTGATGTTATTCCTCCGGCATTAGTACTTGTACAAGCGGCCAATGAATCTGCTTGGGGTACATCGCGCTTTGCTCGAATAGGCTTAAACTTTTTTGGTGTTTGGTGCTATCGAGAAGGTTGTGGCATGGTGCCAGGTAGTCGTAATAGCGGCGCCAAGCATGAAGTCGCCGCTTATGACTCAGTTCGCATTGGGGTTGCTCGTTATTTACATAACATTAATACTAATGCAGCTTATAAAGTCTTTAGAAGCATTCGAGGACAGTTAAGAGAGCAAAATCAGCCATTAGCTCCAGAAATACTTGCCACTGGTTTAACGCGTTATTCTGAGCGTGGTACTGACTATGTGTTGGAGTTAACTGAAATGATCCGACATAACCGTCGATATTTCACACCGGAGCAAAGATAAGAGCAAAGCCGACCTTATTGACAACGTTACAATCGCATTAAATGAAAAGACCGTATTGAACTGAGCTTAAACTCAATTCAATACGGTCTTTTTTAATGTCTGGTTATCGCATAGCTATCCTACGTTAACTATTTTCAGTACTTATACCAATTGAAATAAGCAATCGATCTTTTTAAGACGGTTTAAATCGTCAATAACTACGTTGCTTTCAATCCCAATAGCCCGCTATTACTCGGCAATATGCTCCTGCATTGCGCTAATGACTTACATCCATGTAAGAATCAATCAAGCGCCTTGTTCTTGAACAATTTATCCGCGCTTAAAATTGATCAATAACCTATTACATTTGGTATTAAACGTACGAGTATTATTTTACTTGTACTACCTGCAATAAATCACTGGCATTAACCTGAAGGGCATTACTTTCAAGGTTAGTGGGCTGAGAGAAGGTTTCTTGATCAAAAGCTGTATCGCCACCATCAATAATACCAGAATTGGAATCTATGGTTTTAAAGTCAAAGAGTTCACTATCACAAAGATGTGAAGGTACAACATTTTGAATGGCGGTGAACATTGACTCAATACGACCTGGATGGTTTTTATCCCAATCTTGCAACATAGCTTTAATATTTTGGCGTTGTAAATTCGGCTGAGAGCCACATAAGTTACAAGGAATAATAGGAAACTGTTTCAGTTTTGCGTATTGGATCAGCTCTTGTTCTTTACAAAAGGCGAGTGGACGAATAACCACATGCTCACCATTATCAGACACCAATTTTGCCGGCATGGATTTAAGCTTGCCACCGTAAAACATATTTAGCATTAAGGTTTCAACCATGTCATCACGGTGATGACCTAGGGCAATTTTAGTTGCGCCTAATGCTTTGGCTGCTTTATATAATAATGCACGACGCAGACGTGAACATAAACTACAGGTTGTTTTTCCTTCAGGAATTTTCTCTTTTACAATCGCATAGGTGTCTTCTTCAACAATTTTATATTCGACACCAAGCGCTTCTAAATAGTTTGGTAATATATGCTCAGGAAAGCCCGGTTGTTTTTGGTCAAGATTAACCGCAATTAAGTCAAAATGAATTGGGGCTGATTCTTTCAGGCGCATCAGGATTTCTAATAATGCATAACTGTCTTTGCCACCAGATAAACACACCATAATTTTATCGCCGTCTTCAATCATATTATATTGGGCAATCGCTTGACCTACATGACGTCGTAAACGTTTTTCGAGTTTATGTAATTGTGTTGTTTGGCTTGGTGTAAGTGGTGACTTTAAATCTGCGCTCATAGTTAATTCCTGATAAATTGCGGCGCGTAGTATAGCCTAAGCAACTAAATGAAAAAAGTTGAACGAGGTAATTAATTACCCTGTTCAACTTTAAATGATTAAATGATTAAATGATTAAATGATTTTGCTAAAGTTATTATTCAACATCAAATGGTGAAACGTAACCATCGGGCTTTAACGCTAATACATCACAATTAAGTCTGTCGATAACATGCTCAGCAGTGTTGCCTATTAATGCTGCAGATAAGCCTGTACGACCAACAGTGCCTAAAATAACCAATTCTGCATCTAATTTGCTGGCGACGCTTTGGATAACATCCTCAGGTAAACCTTCTTTTATATGAGTGTTTTCCGGAGCAATATTAAATGCTTTAGCATGTTCTTGCATCGCGTGTTTATGATGCTTTAGCATTGAAAGATTGTAATCGTTGGCGTTAAACTCAGGGATCTCAATAGCTATATTTACGGGCGTACCAGGGAACGAATTGACTAAGTGTAAATTAGCTTTCATCACTTTTGTTAACTGTTTAGCCTCAGCAGTAATTTTATCATTGAGCGACTTATGCTCTTCTTCATTACTGCCAATGTTTAATGCAGCGACGATATTACCGTTATCAGGCCATGAATGCTCTTTTACTAATAACACAGGGCATGGACATTTGCGTAATATATGCCAATCAGTTGGCGTGAAAATAACCGATTTAAGTTTATCATGCTGATGAGTGCCTTTAATGACAATGTCATAACCATTTTCTAGTACTTGATTAATAATTTGCTCATACGGGCGATTGTGCCAAATCACTTTGCAGTCAATACTGAGTTCGTTAATGTCAAGATCGGCAAGAATAGCTTGTAGCCATTGAGTTCTGTCGTTAATTACCGACTGACGCATCGCTTCTCGCTCGTCGCTTGAAAGCATAGTGGTCATTTCATAAGAAAAGTCATAAATACTCAAAAATGCGGTAATACTAGCGCCTGTTTTTCGTGCTAATTCTATTGCACGTTTTAACGCTTTTTGATCTTCTGTTGTCGGGTCAACAACAGCGAGAATTTTTTGATACTTTTCCATAGTAATTTCCTTAATCAATTGTCAGCTTTATAGCAAATAATATAATTCGTCTATTGATATAACAATAGTCTACTTAGAAATAATAATAGTTGTTTTAAATCAATTTATTATCGTTTCAAAGCAAGACCAATGGAATTGAATGAAAGCCAGTTTAATAAAGCAATTTAATCTATTTTATATACAATATTTCACGTTAGCATAACGTGAAATATTGTAATATGGAAGTTTACTAAGACAGGAAATAAAGTGGAACTATAGTGCAGCACACTCATTGAGTTTTGCAATATCAAGGATAGTAATTAATTTACCATCAACTTGAATTAAACCGTTTTTATGAAAACGATTAAGTAAGCGACTGATTGTTTCTACCGTTAAACCAATATAGTTACCAATATCACTACGGGTCATTGTTAAGCGAAACTCAGATGCTGACAACCCACGAGCGTGATAGCGAATACTCAACGTACTGATAAATGTAGCCAGCCGTTGTTCTGCATTTTTGCGGTTAAGTAGCGTTAACATTTCTTGGTCACCACGAATTTCAGTACTCATCATGCGCAAAATTTGTTTTTTCAATTTCGGCATCGTATTCGATAAGCTATCGAGAGTGTTGTAAGGTATTTCACACACCATTGATGTTTCTAGGGCTTTAGCGAAGCTTGGGTGTTCTGAATCTGCGATAGCGTCAAAACCAAGTAAATCACCCGCTAAGTGAAAACCGGTAATTTGTTCTTCGCCTTGTTCATTAACAGTATAGGTTTTAAAAGTACCTGAACGAATAGCATAAAGCGCGTGCATTGCCTGCCCATCGGTAAATATTTGCTCACCTTTATGAATAGGACGTTTTCTATCAATAATATTGTCTAGACTGTCTAATTCTTTGTCATTAAGTGTAAAAGGCAGGCATAACTCACTAATACTGCAATTTTGACAATGAATGTGTTGCTGACCCGTACATGAAGAATTACTCATAATAGCCTGTAGTTTTTTATATTTTTAATGAGAAGAGCATATTAGATGCGCTATAGATATGCAATCAGTATAGTATAAAAGCCGTATATGATCACAAAAATAGCGGCTAACTTCCTGAATAGTTTGTGACTGAGTAATGACTTAACACTTATCGTGCCCAGCGACACCGAAAGTAAAGCGGGTAAAGTGCCCAAGCCAAAGAAAAACATGATCAAAGCGCCATTGACAACATCAGCACTGGCCAATGCCCAAGTCAATGTTGAGTAAACTAACCCACAAGGTAACCAACCCCAAAGTCCACCTAAGGCAAAGGCACTTCTGACATTTTTAATGGGAATAAATTTTTTAGTTTTAGGCGATATATAACGCCAAACATTTTTACCTAAATGTTCAACATGGCTAAGCCACATTAACCATTGCCCTAAATACAAGCCTAATAAAATGAGAAAAACACCCGCCAGTGTTTTAAGTAATGAAACCGGTAAGCCGATGTTTTTTGTCGCCATGGAACTTGTAAATGCGACAAGGGCGCCGATAACACTATAAGAAGCAATGCGGCCAAAGTTATAAGCAAAGATGATGGCATATTTGTTCTTACGCGAGGTATCTGATATCGCTGAAGTAAGCATGGTACTTATACCACCGCACATCACAACACAGTGCCCTGAGCCTAATAAGCCAATAACAAAAGCAGAAAAGAAATCAAGCGTCATAATACTACTTTTTTTCCTGTGGAGAACTCAACTTATTATTACTCTTGTGCGAAGGTCTGTGTTCATCAGATGGCATATTTGTCTCGGTATTATTTTCGCTGCTAGCATTATTTTTTTGATCGTCTTTATGATCAAATAAAATGCTCATGCCTTGTTTTTCCAAATCATCAAACTGCTCAGTTTTAACTGCCCAAAAAAACAGGTAGATACCCAGTGCGGTAAGTAAAATGGCAATAGGAATTAATATGTAAATGACACTCATTTTTTCAATAGCCTTAAAGAGTTGCTTACCACTAAAATTGAACTGGCCGACATGCCAACAACGGCCATGTAAGGTGCAATGTATCCCATCACGGCCAATGGTAATACAATTGCGTTGTAACCAAAGGCCCAAAGATAGTTCTGTTTTATAATTCGATTTGTTTGCTGAGAAACTTGTCGCAAGGTTCGCACACAGTTAAGTTTGTTATTGAGTAATATCACATCCGCGCCATTTTTAGCAATATCAGTACCGCTGCCCATGGCGATCGATAAATGAGCAGCGCCTAAAACGGGTGTGTCATTCACTCCATCGCCAATCATGGCGACAGTATGCGACTCTTGCAGTTCTTTAATGGCATTAACTTTATCTTGCGCTGATAAATTAGCCTGTACATTATCGAGTTTCAGCTGTGTTTGTAATTTATTGCAGCCCGAAAGGTGATCACCAGAAAGCATGGTTGTCTCGATAGCTTCGTTATGAAGAAATTCAATAAGCTCTTTTGCATCATCTCGTAAACCATCGTGCAAATAAAATTCAGCAATTAACTTATCATCTTGCAACAATACACACTGCGCACTATGTCCGCTTGCATTATCATTGTTTAATAGCCATGAGCTTTTACCAATTCGGTAATGCTGTTCATTAACCTTGCCAGAAATTCCTGCACCAGGCACCACAACTACTTCTGTTGTCATTTGATTAAAATCGCGAAAGGGGTTAAAAGCTTTAGCTAGTGGATGTGCCGAATGTGCCTCAAGCGCTGAAGCAATAGCTAAAACACGTTGTTGACCCTCTTTAGCGTTATTATCAGCAAATTCGCCATAGGTTTTCACTTCTGCAATCGTAAATTCACCTGTGGTCAGTGTGCCGGTTTTATCAAACGCAATAGAGTCAATTTCAGGCATTGTTTCAAGTACGTGTGCCGACTTTATCAAAATACCTTCACGGTTCAAACGAGTGGTAGCACACGTGAGGGCGGTCGGGGTTGCTAGTGACAATGCACAAGGACAAGTAACCACTAATACCGATAAGGTTATCCAAAAGGCTTCTTCTGGCAGATGTTGTGACCAATATATCGCCGTAAGCGACGTAACAAAGAGAATGAGTGCAACAAAATACTGCGCAATTTTATCGGACAGTTTGGCTAGTTTAGGCTTATGGCTTTGTGCATTTTCACTTAAACGAATTAATTGGCTCAAAAAAGATTCTTGATTACTATGGCTAACTTTGGCAGTTAAATTGCCGTCACCGTTGATGGTACCTGCATAAATGGTGTCATGAGCGGTTTTATTTAAAGGTAATTGCTCACCAGACAACATGGCTTCATTTATTTGACTGCTACCGGTGACTATCTCACTATCGGCCGGTATGGTTTCACCGGGCTTAACTAAAATAATGTCATCAGCTTTTAAGTGTGTTGCTGCGATAAAACATTCAACGCCATTGTCAATTTTAGTGGCGGTCATCGGCATTAATTTTAGTAGATTAGCGGAAACATCAGCAGCACGTGTACGTGCTCTAAATTCAAGGAATTTACCAATCAATAAAAGGAAGGTGAACATAGAAACTGATTCGAAATACACCTCACCTTGTTGAGTGAAGGTCGCCCAAGCGCTGGCAATAAAAGCCAAACTGATCGCTATCGATACCGGTACATCCATCGAAAGTTGTCGTGCTTTTAAGGCAAAAAAAGCACTTTTATAAAATGGGAACGCGCCATAAGTGACAATAGGAACCGTTAAGAAAAAGCTAGCCCAACGTAAATAAAGTAAATTATGCTCCGCCATATCGGCAAAAGCGCCAAAGTACAAACCAAAGGCGATCATCATCACTTGCATCATTAAAATGCCAGAAATACCTAAACGCTTAATAAAGTTTTTCGTCTGCTTTTTATTACTCTCTTCAGCTGTACTCGCTTTAAAGGGCAGGGCGTGATAGCCGATTTTGTCAATTAAACTGAGGATCTCGCTAAGTTTTACTGCACTTTCCTGCCACTGTACTGTGGCTCTTTGTGTTGTTGCGTTAACATTGACTTTATTAATGCCGGCAAACTTGCTGACTTGCATTTCTATTAACCAAGCACAAGCTGAGCAACTTATGCCTTCAATGGTTAGTATGGTTTCTTTGAAGCCATCATGATAATAGGTAAACTCATTTTGTAGGTTTTCATCATCAAGAATTTCATTGCGCTGCAATTGTTCAGGGACTAATAATTCGCCTTTTTGTGCGGGAGCACTGCGAAAGCGGTAATAGTCAGTTAAGTTGTTATCGACAATAGTTTGCGCCACAGCCTGACAACCTATGCAACACATAGGTTGGGTGATGCTATCTATATTGGTGGTTAAATTAATACCTTTGGGAACAACTTCGCCGCAATGAAAGCAATCTATCGTCATTAATCTCTGCTCGTTAATCTGTGGGCGTTAGTCTTAGCTTATTAATCTTGGCTAATTAAGTGTGGACTAACTAATTTGCTGTCGATGGGTCTGGCGCTAAAGTAATAAATTCAGATTGAGGTAAGGTGATCTCTGCTTGAATTTTCCAGTGGTTTTCGAATGGACTGATTGTTACCTGCCACTTACCTGAAACATCCTGGTCAGCTTCAAAATGATGAGTAAAGTTGCCATTACCATCTGCTGTTAATGCTAAATAGAAGTCTTTTTCTTCTAACGTAGGGTGATAAAAGTTAACGTTTAATAACGGGAACTCTTTTTCTATACCGGTAGGGCGAACAGTTAACTGATCACCAACAAGCTTTAAGCCAAAGCGCATACCTAGTTTTTCTGCTTGTTTAATTTTTCCAAGCTCAAGGTTAATAGCCTTACCTTTTTTATAATAATCACCAACGACGAGCGTGTCAGGGTTAGTGTTAGCAATAATAAAGGTTGTAATACCAGCCACAACGGCAGTAAAAGGCAAAATAAATACAAGCCATGCCCAAGGCTCTTGATACCAAGATGTTTTCATGAGAGTTTCTTCTTTACTGAAAAGAGCTGCATTATACGGCTTTTCTTGGTGGGTAACTATCAAAAAAGTGTTAATTTCATTAACTTTTACAAACCATTAAAACTAAAAAAGCCTTGATGTTATAAAACAACAAGGCTTTGTTTTTCGTGATTATTTTTAGTTGTTAGTCTTGCGACAAACTATAAACATAAGCACTGATCACGTGAATTTTTTCTTCACCTAGGATTTTATCCCAAGCTGGCATAACACCGGCACGACCGTTAGCAATAGATGTTTCAACAGCACGTTGTGAACCACCGTATAACCAAGTGTTGTCGGTTAAGTTAGGCGCACCTAATGGGATGCCCATTGCTGCACTACCTTTACCTTCGCTACCGTGACAAGCTGCACACAATGCAAATTTAGCTTTACCTGCTTCTGCTGCTTTAGCATCAACTTCACGACCACTTAAACTTAACACAAAAGCCGCAACTTCTTTAACGCCTTGTTCGCCACCTAATGCAGCACTCCAAGCCATCATGCCATTGGCTTTTCGGCCATGCATAAGCGTTGCTTTGATTGTTTCAGGTGAACCACCGTATAACCAATCTTTATCAGCTAAGTTCGGGAAACCCGTGGTACCACGAGCATCAGAACCATGACATTGTGAACAGTTTTGTAAAAATAGGCGTTGGCCTACTTTTAGTGCTTCTGTGCCATCAAACGTTGCTTTTTGCGCTACTGACAGTGCTTCGTAATTGCTGGTATCGAAATCAATCTCTGCATTTTTCGTTGCAGCAATATCTTCAATTGAAAGAGCGGCATATTTAGCAAATATTTTACCGTACTTTTCATCAGCAGCAGATACTTCACGATCGTATTGAACTAATAAACCATTTTCTTTCGCTAAAGCTGATTTTTCTTTTGATTCAGCAAGGTTTAAAATACCTTGGTTAGAACTCTGCCAGCCAGAAAGACCTGTCCAACCACCAAGGCCATAAACAGCAATGTAGAAAAAGCCCCAAAGGATAGTAATTAAAAAGAAATTACTCCACCACTTTGGCAACGGGTTATTTAACTCTTGAATACCATCAAAGGTATGGCTCATCGCCTCACCTTCAGGGACACCTGCAAAGTTCTTTAAACACATACGTAGTAAAATAAAACAACCTACTAGTGTGCCAAGGGTTAGAACTGATA is from Colwellia sp. Arc7-635 and encodes:
- a CDS encoding heavy metal translocating P-type ATPase, which encodes MTIDCFHCGEVVPKGINLTTNIDSITQPMCCIGCQAVAQTIVDNNLTDYYRFRSAPAQKGELLVPEQLQRNEILDDENLQNEFTYYHDGFKETILTIEGISCSACAWLIEMQVSKFAGINKVNVNATTQRATVQWQESAVKLSEILSLIDKIGYHALPFKASTAEESNKKQTKNFIKRLGISGILMMQVMMIAFGLYFGAFADMAEHNLLYLRWASFFLTVPIVTYGAFPFYKSAFFALKARQLSMDVPVSIAISLAFIASAWATFTQQGEVYFESVSMFTFLLLIGKFLEFRARTRAADVSANLLKLMPMTATKIDNGVECFIAATHLKADDIILVKPGETIPADSEIVTGSSQINEAMLSGEQLPLNKTAHDTIYAGTINGDGNLTAKVSHSNQESFLSQLIRLSENAQSHKPKLAKLSDKIAQYFVALILFVTSLTAIYWSQHLPEEAFWITLSVLVVTCPCALSLATPTALTCATTRLNREGILIKSAHVLETMPEIDSIAFDKTGTLTTGEFTIAEVKTYGEFADNNAKEGQQRVLAIASALEAHSAHPLAKAFNPFRDFNQMTTEVVVVPGAGISGKVNEQHYRIGKSSWLLNNDNASGHSAQCVLLQDDKLIAEFYLHDGLRDDAKELIEFLHNEAIETTMLSGDHLSGCNKLQTQLKLDNVQANLSAQDKVNAIKELQESHTVAMIGDGVNDTPVLGAAHLSIAMGSGTDIAKNGADVILLNNKLNCVRTLRQVSQQTNRIIKQNYLWAFGYNAIVLPLAVMGYIAPYMAVVGMSASSILVVSNSLRLLKK
- a CDS encoding FixH family protein yields the protein MKTSWYQEPWAWLVFILPFTAVVAGITTFIIANTNPDTLVVGDYYKKGKAINLELGKIKQAEKLGMRFGLKLVGDQLTVRPTGIEKEFPLLNVNFYHPTLEEKDFYLALTADGNGNFTHHFEADQDVSGKWQVTISPFENHWKIQAEITLPQSEFITLAPDPSTAN
- the ccoP gene encoding cytochrome-c oxidase, cbb3-type subunit III, which codes for MSSFWTIWVSVLTLGTLVGCFILLRMCLKNFAGVPEGEAMSHTFDGIQELNNPLPKWWSNFFLITILWGFFYIAVYGLGGWTGLSGWQSSNQGILNLAESKEKSALAKENGLLVQYDREVSAADEKYGKIFAKYAALSIEDIAATKNAEIDFDTSNYEALSVAQKATFDGTEALKVGQRLFLQNCSQCHGSDARGTTGFPNLADKDWLYGGSPETIKATLMHGRKANGMMAWSAALGGEQGVKEVAAFVLSLSGREVDAKAAEAGKAKFALCAACHGSEGKGSAAMGIPLGAPNLTDNTWLYGGSQRAVETSIANGRAGVMPAWDKILGEEKIHVISAYVYSLSQD